Proteins encoded within one genomic window of Brachybacterium muris:
- a CDS encoding copper chaperone PCu(A)C, whose protein sequence is MPRTHLPRTAPATSTGPLPLVTRAIGRRAAVRSALALPLLALPLAACGGAAEDEPAPATDPGTDAGAETDAPADPDATAATDGPVTVTDPWVKAADEGMTSMFGTLTNSSGAALTLVGGTTEAASEVELHQTASDGSGGMSMEQKEGGFPIPADGELVLEPGGDHIMLMGLSAPLQPGDQVEVVLQFEDGTEHPVTATVKDFAGAQENYGGMEEDQ, encoded by the coding sequence ATGCCCCGCACACACCTGCCCCGCACCGCCCCGGCCACCTCGACCGGGCCCCTCCCCCTGGTCACCAGGGCGATCGGCCGACGCGCCGCGGTGCGTTCAGCCCTGGCCCTGCCGCTGCTGGCCCTGCCCCTGGCGGCCTGCGGCGGGGCGGCCGAGGATGAACCCGCCCCGGCCACCGACCCCGGCACCGATGCCGGCGCGGAAACCGATGCCCCCGCCGATCCCGATGCCACCGCCGCAACCGACGGCCCGGTGACCGTCACCGACCCGTGGGTGAAGGCCGCCGACGAGGGCATGACCTCGATGTTCGGCACCCTCACCAACTCCTCCGGGGCCGCGTTGACCCTGGTGGGCGGGACCACGGAGGCCGCGTCGGAGGTGGAGCTGCACCAGACCGCCTCCGACGGCTCCGGCGGGATGAGCATGGAGCAGAAGGAGGGCGGGTTCCCCATCCCGGCCGACGGTGAACTGGTGCTGGAGCCAGGCGGCGACCACATCATGCTGATGGGCCTGTCCGCACCCCTGCAGCCCGGCGACCAGGTGGAGGTGGTGCTGCAGTTCGAGGACGGCACCGAGCATCCGGTGACCGCCACCGTGAAGGACTTCGCCGGCGCGCAGGAGAACTACGGCGGGATGGAGGAGGACCAGTGA
- a CDS encoding Dyp-type peroxidase has protein sequence MTPRPDRDPLPDTGPRRHANPRPDNGPRPEADHDTRPGRSGLLLAGTAGASALGVGAAAIGLDRALRGSAPAPGMADQAEAPLHGKATLPFHGEHQSGVGTPAQASSTYLALDLHEEVDRDGIIRMLRLLTDDAARLTQGRPALADTEPELATAPARLTVTFGFGPGLLERAGVEVPAWLAPLPAFEIDELQEEFCDGDLLLQVAADDPLTVSHTARMLLKDSRAFTSVRWVQQGFRRAHGTERPGVTQRNLFGQVDGTANPQLDSNHFDTVVWIDEGPFAGGTSMVIRRIRMDLDGWDEADPTAREQSTGTKLSNGAPLSGTDEFDHADFEKRSEHGFPVIPEFAHMRRARGVDEGVHDEIFRRPYNYEAPPAPGSGALSESGQIFTSFQADLLGQFLPIQQRLADLDLLNLWTTPIGSAVFAIPPGCEEGQYVGQSVIGD, from the coding sequence GTGACGCCCCGCCCCGACCGGGATCCCCTGCCCGACACCGGCCCCCGGCGCCACGCTAATCCCCGCCCCGACAACGGTCCCCGGCCCGAAGCCGACCATGACACCCGTCCGGGCCGCAGCGGCCTGCTGCTGGCCGGCACCGCCGGTGCCAGCGCCCTGGGCGTGGGGGCAGCGGCGATCGGCCTCGACCGGGCCCTGCGCGGCTCCGCCCCTGCCCCTGGTATGGCCGATCAGGCCGAGGCGCCCCTGCACGGGAAGGCCACCCTCCCCTTCCACGGCGAGCACCAGTCCGGGGTGGGCACCCCCGCCCAGGCATCTTCCACCTATCTGGCCCTCGACCTGCACGAGGAGGTGGACCGGGACGGGATCATCCGCATGCTGCGCCTGCTCACCGACGACGCCGCCCGCCTCACCCAGGGCCGCCCCGCCCTGGCCGACACCGAGCCCGAGCTTGCCACCGCACCGGCCCGCCTCACCGTGACCTTCGGCTTCGGCCCGGGCCTGCTGGAGCGGGCCGGCGTGGAGGTGCCCGCGTGGCTGGCACCGCTGCCGGCCTTCGAGATCGACGAGCTGCAGGAGGAGTTCTGCGATGGGGACCTGCTACTGCAGGTGGCGGCCGACGACCCGCTCACCGTCTCGCACACCGCACGGATGCTGCTGAAGGACTCCCGCGCCTTCACCTCGGTGCGCTGGGTGCAGCAGGGCTTCCGTCGGGCTCACGGCACCGAGCGCCCCGGCGTCACCCAGCGGAACCTTTTCGGGCAGGTGGACGGCACCGCGAACCCGCAGCTGGACAGCAACCACTTCGACACGGTGGTGTGGATCGACGAGGGGCCCTTCGCCGGCGGCACCTCGATGGTGATCCGGCGCATCCGCATGGACCTGGACGGCTGGGACGAGGCCGACCCGACCGCGCGGGAGCAGTCCACCGGCACGAAGCTGTCCAACGGAGCACCGCTGAGCGGGACCGACGAGTTCGACCACGCCGATTTCGAGAAGCGCAGTGAGCACGGCTTCCCGGTGATCCCCGAGTTCGCCCATATGCGCAGGGCCCGTGGGGTGGACGAGGGGGTGCATGATGAGATCTTCCGCCGGCCCTACAACTACGAGGCGCCTCCTGCACCCGGCAGCGGTGCACTCTCGGAGTCCGGGCAGATCTTCACCTCGTTCCAGGCGGACCTGCTCGGGCAGTTCCTCCCCATCCAGCAGAGGCTGGCGGACCTGGACCTGCTGAACCTGTGGACCACGCCGATCGGCTCGGCCGTGTTCGCGATCCCGCCGGGCTGCGAGGAGGGCCAGTACGTGGGGCAGTCGGTGATCGGGGACTGA
- a CDS encoding gluconokinase yields the protein MPRFAIPDEDALAPLVIGLDVGSGGARAGVYDATGREVGKRTHKQPHGFTVGDDGTSTIDADVIVEGLRTALGKVLSDPLPGPVMAIGFDTFASSLVVVDEAGEPLTPCITYADTRCRTQVAALRESLDPVALHERTGARLHSSYTAPRLAWLREEHPDVFSRAHRFMALGEYVALKLLGTPALGTASAAWSGMIDRRTGQYVPELLEAVGVDAAMMGTPLDPSDALPLAGTPLAKQFPQLKDAAWVPVIGDGLAANIGIGALGPTTWGISTATSGAIRQLIEGETPTLPTGLWAYRVDARRTLVGSAMSDCGRVLDWTRNQFSLDKDISSWDTEELFAAAPESSTPLVVPFLSGERGTKWRDGARALYANVSASTTAEDLLRGSMEGVALSFLRIADQLKEMGGAPERIVLSGGMTEAIPAWLHLLADALGAPIDHVAISRSTMRGSAVLALEQAAPDVQVAEAPVLNRVEPRPEHADYYRERLERFEKLADLA from the coding sequence ATGCCCCGTTTCGCCATTCCCGATGAGGATGCACTGGCCCCCCTCGTGATCGGCCTGGACGTCGGTTCGGGCGGCGCCCGAGCCGGGGTGTACGACGCCACCGGCCGGGAGGTCGGCAAACGCACCCACAAGCAGCCCCACGGCTTCACCGTCGGCGATGACGGCACCTCCACCATCGATGCAGACGTGATCGTGGAGGGCCTGCGCACGGCTCTGGGGAAGGTCCTGTCGGATCCGCTGCCCGGCCCCGTGATGGCGATCGGCTTCGACACCTTCGCCTCCTCCCTGGTGGTGGTCGACGAGGCCGGCGAGCCGCTGACCCCGTGCATCACCTACGCCGATACACGCTGCCGCACCCAGGTGGCCGCGCTGCGCGAGAGCCTGGACCCGGTGGCGCTGCACGAGCGCACCGGCGCCCGCCTTCACTCCTCGTACACGGCACCGCGCCTGGCGTGGCTGCGAGAGGAGCACCCCGATGTGTTCTCCCGCGCCCACCGCTTCATGGCGCTCGGCGAGTACGTGGCCCTCAAGCTGCTCGGTACGCCGGCCCTGGGCACCGCCTCTGCCGCCTGGTCCGGGATGATCGACCGCCGCACCGGGCAGTACGTGCCCGAGCTGCTCGAGGCGGTCGGCGTGGACGCGGCGATGATGGGCACACCGCTGGATCCCTCCGATGCCCTGCCCCTGGCGGGCACCCCGCTGGCGAAGCAGTTCCCGCAGCTGAAGGACGCCGCCTGGGTGCCGGTGATCGGCGACGGCCTGGCGGCGAACATCGGCATCGGCGCACTGGGCCCCACCACCTGGGGCATCTCCACCGCCACCTCCGGCGCGATCCGCCAGCTGATCGAGGGGGAGACCCCCACGCTGCCGACGGGCCTGTGGGCCTACCGCGTGGATGCGCGCCGCACCCTGGTGGGCTCGGCGATGAGCGACTGCGGGCGCGTGCTGGACTGGACTCGCAACCAGTTCTCCCTGGACAAGGACATCTCCTCCTGGGACACGGAGGAGCTGTTCGCCGCGGCACCGGAGTCCTCCACACCGCTGGTGGTGCCGTTCCTCTCCGGCGAGCGCGGCACGAAGTGGCGCGACGGCGCGCGGGCCCTGTACGCGAACGTCTCGGCCTCCACCACGGCGGAGGACCTGCTGCGCGGCTCGATGGAGGGCGTGGCGCTGTCGTTCCTGCGCATCGCCGATCAGTTGAAGGAGATGGGCGGGGCCCCGGAGCGGATCGTGCTCTCCGGCGGCATGACCGAGGCGATCCCGGCCTGGCTGCACCTGCTGGCCGACGCCTTGGGCGCCCCGATCGACCACGTGGCGATCTCCCGCTCCACGATGCGCGGCTCCGCCGTGCTGGCGCTCGAGCAGGCCGCCCCGGATGTGCAGGTGGCCGAGGCCCCCGTGCTGAACCGGGTGGAGCCACGCCCCGAGCACGCCGACTACTACCGCGAGCGCCTGGAGAGGTTCGAGAAGCTGGCCGACCTGGCCTGA